The stretch of DNA CGTTTCTCATAAAAATGAAAAAAGTCTGACGATTTTGTCAGACCAAAATAATATAACCTTAAAAAGAGAAGAACAATTCTTCCCTCCAACTATCATTATTTAGCAGCTGCGTACAATTCATCTACTTTGTTCCAGTTGATCACTGAGAAGAAAGCTTTGATGTAGTCAGGACGCACGTTGCGGTATTTTACGTAGTAAGCATGTTCCCAAACGTCCAAGCCCAAGATTGGTTTTTTGCCTTCTGAGATTGGTGTGTCTTGATTTGCTGTTGAAGTCACTTCAAGTTTACCCTCTTTGTTGACAACCAACCATGCCCATCCAGAACCAAAACGAGTTGTTGCTGCTGCAGTGAAGGCTGCTTGGAATTCTTCAAATGAACCAAATGTTGCATCGATTGCTGCTGCAAGTTCTGCTGAAGGAGCTGTTTTTTCAGGAGTCATCAATTCCCAGAAAAGAGCGTGGTTCAAGTGTCCACCACCATTGTTAATAAGCGCTTGACGGATATCAGCTGGGATAGATTCTACATCAGCAAGCAAGGCTTCAAGATCTTCACCGATTTCAGGGTGTTTTTCAAGAGCTGCATTAGCATTGTTGACATAAGTTTGATGGTGTTTGTCATGGTGCAAGTGCATTGTTTCCGCATCGATGTATGGTTCCAAAGCGTCGTATGCATATGGAAGTTCTGGTAAGATAATAGCCATCTGTAATACCTCTTTTTCTTTCTATATGAAAATGATAACGCAAACATTCACTTTTTTCAAGTTTTTTGCTTATAGATGAAGAAATCACTGAAATACTTTCTAATAAAACAAGCAAATCAGCAAGAAACCCACGACAAGATAATCCTGACGCGAGTTGTAGTTTCAAAAAATGTCAATTGGCCTGACTAGCAATCTGTAGGAGTGCCTTTTCAAAAAGGAAACTCTTTTCATAAAGACCTGTCTTAATCTGATAGTCTGTCTCAATCAAATAAGAAATAGCTTGCTTCAAAAAGCTCAAGGAAAGTCCTCGTGAATCCCTCAGAGCAAACTTAATCTGATAGGGATTTGGATTGCGTCCGAGAAAACTACCTAAACTACTTCCAATCTGCGATTCTGTTTGCCCAGACTCTGACAAAATTTTCACCTGAGTAAAAGTCCGAAATTGTCCTAGCATGACTGCAAT from Streptococcus mitis encodes:
- the sodA gene encoding superoxide dismutase SodA, giving the protein MAIILPELPYAYDALEPYIDAETMHLHHDKHHQTYVNNANAALEKHPEIGEDLEALLADVESIPADIRQALINNGGGHLNHALFWELMTPEKTAPSAELAAAIDATFGSFEEFQAAFTAAATTRFGSGWAWLVVNKEGKLEVTSTANQDTPISEGKKPILGLDVWEHAYYVKYRNVRPDYIKAFFSVINWNKVDELYAAAK